The following are encoded in a window of Sebastes umbrosus isolate fSebUmb1 chromosome 7, fSebUmb1.pri, whole genome shotgun sequence genomic DNA:
- the LOC119491793 gene encoding extracellular calcium-sensing receptor-like, translated as MHKAGDVVLGGLFKIHLFSVFPDLSFTSEPQQPPCHGFDILGFKQAQTMAFAIDEINRNTNLLPNLTLGYSLYDNCVNLGIGFRAALSLVSSQDEHFILDKTCVGTPPVLGIVGDSSSRRSIAISTVLGLYRLPMVSYFATCSCLSDRQTFPSFFRTIPSDSFQVRAMIQILRRFGWTWTGLLVSNDDYGLHAARSFQSDLAQSGGGCLAYLEVLPWGKDPAELRRIVDLMRKSTARVVIVFAHQSHVINLMEEVVRQNVTGLQWMASEAWTAATVLQTPHLMPYLSGTLGIAIRRGEIPGFRDFLLRIRPDMQHKDLYGNNVVNQFWEYTFQCRFAPPPAGWVEAGGELCTGQEDLESVETEFLDISNLRPEYNVYKAVYALAYALDDMLRCVPGRGPFSGHSCTRLQRLELWQLVYYLEKVNFTAPFGDQVSFDENGDALPIYDVMNWLWLPDGRTKVESVGEVKESAKGEELTLDEDKIFWNFESKEPPRSVCSESCPPGTRMARKKGQPECCFDCIPCSEGKISNKTDSMECTSCPEDFWSSPQRDHCVPKKIEFLSYQEPLGIFLTATTLLGTFICAVVLGISIYHRSTPIIRANNSELSFQLLISLKLCFLCSLLFIGRPRMWTCQLRHAAFGISFVLCVSCILVKTMVVLAVFKASKPGGGASLKWFGAVQQRGTVMVLTSIQAAICTAWLVSASPAPHKNTQYHNDKIVYECVVGSTVGFAVLLGYIGLLAILSFLLAFMARNLPDSFNEAKLITFSMLIFCAVWVAFVPAYVSSPGKYADAVEVFAILASSFGLLVALFGPKCYIILLRPERNTKKAIMARGIES; from the exons ATGCACAAGGCTGGAGATGTGGTTCTGGGAGGGCTGTTTAAGAtccatttattttctgtctttcctgACCTGTCTTTTACCTCAGAGCCACAACAGCCACCCTGCCACGG TTTTGATATTCTAGGATTCAAACAGGCCCAGACCATGGCCTTTGCTATTGATGAGATCAACAGAAATACCAACCTGCTACCTAATCTGACTCTGGGATACAGTCTTTATGACAACTGTGTCAACCTAGGAATTGGATTCCGTGCAGCGTTGTCATTAGTCAGTAGTCAAGACGAGCACTTTATATTGGACAAGACCTGTGTAGGTACCCCTCCAGTCCTTGGGATTGTGGGTGATTCTTCCTCTAGACGTTCTATTGCCATCTCCACTGTCTTAGGTTTGTACAGATTACCTATG GTGAGTTATTTTGCCACATGTTCGTGCCTGAGTGACCGGCAAACGTTTCCATCCTTCTTTAGGACGATCCCAAGTGATTCTTTCCAG GTGCGTGCTATGATTCAGATTCTCAGGCGCTTTGGCTGGACTTGGACAGGTCTGTTGGTCAGTAATGATGATTATGGACTCCACGCTGCCCGATCCTTCCAATCTGATCTGGCTCAGTCTGGTGGAGGTTGTCTGGCCTATTTAGAAGTTTTGCCCTGGGGCAAGGACCCAGCTGAACTAAGGAGAATTGTGGATTTGATGAGGAAATCTACAGCTCGTGTGGTCATTGTCTTTGCACATCAGAGTCACGTGATTAACCTCATGGAAGAG GTGGTGAGGCAGAATGTGACAGGCCTGCAGTGGATGGCCAGTGAAGCCTGGACTGCAGCTACTGTGCTCCAGACCCCCCACCTCATGCCGTACCTGAGTGGAACACTGGGCATTGCCATCCGTCGAGGAGAAATACCAGGATTCAGGGACTTCCTGTTAAGAATACGTCCTGACATGCAACACAAAGACCTCTATGGAAATAATGTG GTAAATCAGTTTTGGGAATACACATTTCAGTGTAGATTTGCACCACCTCCAGCAGGTTGGGTGGAGGCTGGGGGAGAACTATGCACTGGACAGGAAGATCTAGAGAGTGTGGAGACTGAGTTCTTGGACATTTCAAACCTCAGGCCAGAGTATAACGTGTACAAGGCTGTGTATGCTCTGGCGTATGCTCTTGATGACATGCTGCGCTGTGTGCCAGGGAGAGGGCCTTTCAGCGGACACAGCTGTACCAGATTGCAAAGACTGGAGCTATGGCAG CTTGTGTATTACTTGGAAAAGGTCAACTTCACCGCACCATTTGGTGATCAAGTATCATTTGATGAGAATGGTGATGCATTACCAATATATGATGTCATGAACTGGCTGTGGCTCCCTGATGGACGAACTAAAGTTGAGAGTGTGGGCGAGGTCAAAGAGTCAGCCAAAGGTGAAGAACTCACACTTGATGAAGACAAAATCTTCTGGAACTTTGAATCCAAAGAG CCACCCCGGTCAGTGTGCAGTGAGAGCTGTCCTCCAGGTACCCGAATGGCCAGAAAGAAGGGGCAACCTGAGTGCTGTTTTGACTGTATCCCTTGTTCTGAGGGAAAGATCAGCAATAAGACTG ACTCCATGGAGTGCACCAGTTGTCCAGAGGACTTCTGGTCCAGCCCCCAGCGTGACCACTGTGTTCCTAAGAAAATAGAGTTCCTCTCCTATCAAGAGCCTCTGGGTATCTTCCTGACAGCCACCACATTGTTGGGCACATTCATCTGTGCTGTTGTCTTGGGCATCTCCATCTATCATCGCAGCACCCCTATAATACGCGCCAACAATTCAGAACTGAGTTTCCAGCTATtgatatcacttaaattatgttTCCTTTGCTCACTGTTGTTTATCGGCCGTCCCAGGATGTGGACATGCCAGCTGAGACATGCAGCATTTGGGATCAGCTTTGTACTTTGTGTCTCATGCATCCTGGTGAAAACCATGGTGGTTCTGGCTGTGTTCAAGGCCTCCAAACCAGGAGGTGGAGCCAGTCTCAAGTGGTTTGGTGCTGTGCAGCAGAGAGGGACAGTTATGGTTCTGACTTCTATCCAGGCAGCAATCTGCACTGCTTGGCTTGTCTCTGCTTCACCAGCTCctcataaaaacactcaatacCACAATGACAAGATAGTTTATGAGTGCGTAGTCGGATCCACAGTTGGTTTTGCAGTGTTACTGGGTTACATTGGCTTACTGGCCATCCTCAGCTTCCTTCTAGCATTCATGGCGAGGAATCTTCCAGATAGTTTCAATGAGGCCAAGCTCATCACTTTCAGCATGCTGATATTCTGTGCTGTGTGGGTGGCCTTTGTCCCCGCTTATGTCAGCTCACCAGGCAAATATGCAGATGCAGTGGAGGTATTCGCCATCCTGGCCTCCAGTTTTGGCCTCTTGGTTGCACTGTTTGGACCCAAATGTTACATAATCCTGCTGAGACCAGAGAGGAACACAAAGAAAGCAATTATGGCTCGGGGCATTGAGTCATAA
- the LOC119491781 gene encoding extracellular calcium-sensing receptor-like, translating to MHKAGDMVLGGLFKVHFFSVFPDLSFTSEPQQPICHSFDILGFRQAQTMAFAIDEINRNSNLLPNVTLGYSLNDNCVNLGIGFRAALSLASGREEQFILDKTCVGTPPVLGIVGDTFSSGSIAISAVLGLYRLPMVSYFATCSCLSDRQKFPSFFRTIPSDAFQVRAMIQILRRFGWTWTGLLVSDDDYGLHAARSFQSDLDQSGGGCLAYLEVLPWGKDAAELRRIVNLMKKSTARVVIVFAHQSHVINLMEEVVRQNVTGLQWMASESWTAAPVLQTPHLMPYLGGTLGIAIRRGEITGLRDFLLRIRPDIQHNIRYGNNVVNQFWEYTFQCRFAPAPAGWVEAGGELCTGQEDLESVETELLDISNLRPEYNVYKAVYALAYALDDMLRCVPGRGPFSEHSCASLQRLELWQLVYYLEKVNFTTPFGDQVSFDENGDALPIYDVMNWLWLPDGRTKVESVGEVKESAKGEELTLDEDKIFWNFESKEPPRSVCSESCPPGTRMARKKGQPECCFDCIPCSEGKISNKTDSMECTSCPEDFWSSPQRDHCVPKKIEFLSYQEPLGIFLTTTTLLGTFICAVILGIFTYHHSTPIVRANNSELSFQLLMSLKLCFLCSLLFIGRPRMWTCQLRHAAFGISFVLCVSCILVKTMVVLAVFKASKPGGGASLKWFGAVQQRGTVMVLTSIQAAICTAWLVSASPAPHKNTQYHNDKIVYECVVGSTVGFAVLLGYIGLLAILSFLLAFMARNLPDSFNEAKLITFSMLIFCAVWVAFVPAYISSPGKYADAVEVFAILASSFGLLVALFGPKCYIILLRPERNTKKAIMGRGIES from the exons ATGCACAAGGCTGGAGATATGGTTCTGGGAGGGCTGTTTAAGGTCcacttcttttctgtctttcctgaCCTGTCTTTTACCTCAGAGCCACAACAGCCAATCTGCCACAG TTTTGATATTCTAGGATTCAGACAGGCCCAGACCATGGCCTTTGCTATTGATGAGATCAACAGAAACTCCAACCTGCTACCTAATGTGACTCTGGGATACAGTCTTAATGACAACTGCGTCAACCTAGGAATTGGATTCCGTGCAGCATTGTCATTAGCCAGTGGTCGAGAGGAGCAGTTTATATTGGACAAGACCTGTGTAGGAACCCCTCCAGTCCTTGGGATTGTGGGTGATACTTTCTCTAGTGGTTCTATTGCCATCTCCGCTGTCTTAGGTTTGTACAGATTACCTATG GTGAGTTATTTTGCAACATGTTCGTGCCTGAGTGACCGGCAAAAGTTTCCATCCTTCTTTAGGACGATCCCAAGTGATGCTTTCCAG GTGCGTGCTATGATTCAGATTCTCAGGCGCTTTGGCTGGACTTGGACAGGTCTGCTGGTCAGTGATGATGATTATGGACTCCACGCTGCCCGATCCTTTCAATCTGATCTGGATCAGTCTGGAGGAGGGTGTCTGGCCTATTTAGAAGTTTTGCCCTGGGGCAAAGACGCAGCTGAACTAAGGAGAATTGTGAATTTGATGAAGAAATCTACAGCTCGTGTGGTCATTGTCTTTGCTCATCAGAGTCACGTTATTAACCTCATGGAAGAG GTGGTGAGGCAGAATGTGACAGGCCTGCAGTGGATGGCCAGTGAATCCTGGACTGCAGCTCCTGTGCTCCAGACCCCCCACCTCATGCCATACCTGGGTGGCACACTGGGCATTGCCATCCGTCGAGGAGAAATAACAGGACTCAGGGACTTCCTGTTAAGAATACGTCCTGACATACAGCACAACATCCGCTATGGAAATAATGTG GTAAATCAATTTTGGGAATACACATTTCAGTGTAGATTTGCACCAGCTCCAGCAGGTTGGGTGGAGGCTGGGGGAGAACTATGCACTGGACAGGAAGATCTAGAGAGTGTGGAGACTGAGTTGTTGGACATTTCAAACCTCAGGCCAGAGTATAACGTGTACAAGGCTGTATATGCTCTGGCGTATGCTCTTGATGACATGCTGCGCTGTGTGCCAGGGAGAGGGCCTTTCAGCGAACACAGCTGTGCCAGTTTGCAAAGACTGGAGCTATGGCAG CTTGTGTATTACTTGGAAAAGGTCAACTTCACCACACCATTTGGTGATCAAGTGTCATTTGATGAGAATGGTGATGCCTTACCAATATATGATGTCATGAACTGGCTGTGGCTCCCTGATGGACGAACTAAAGTTGAGAGTGTGGGCGAGGTCAAAGAGTCAGCCAAAGGTGAAGAACTCACACTTGATGAAGACAAAATCTTCTGGAACTTTGAATCCAAAGAG CCACCCCGGTCAGTGTGCAGTGAGAGCTGTCCTCCAGGTACCCGCATGGCCAGAAAGAAGGGGCAACCTGAGTGCTGTTTTGACTGCATCCCTTGTTCCGAGGGAAAGATCAGCAATAAGACTG ACTCCATGGAGTGCACCAGTTGTCCAGAAGACTTCTGGTCCAGCCCCCAGCGTGACCACTGTGTTCCTAAGAAAATAGAGTTCCTCTCCTATCAAGAGCCTCTGGGTATCTTCCTGACAACCACCACATTGTTGGGCACATTCATCTGTGCTGTTATCTTGGGCATCTTCACATATCATCACAGCACCCCTATAGTACGCGCCAACAATTCAGAACTGAGTTTCCAGCTTTTGATGTCACTTAAATTATGTTTCCTCTGCTCACTGTTGTTTATCGGCCGTCCCAGGATGTGGACATGCCAGCTGAGACATGCAGCATTTGGGATCAGCTTTGTACTTTGTGTCTCATGCATCCTGGTGAAAACCATGGTGGTTCTGGCTGTGTTCAAGGCCTCCAAACCAGGAGGTGGAGCCAGTCTCAAGTGGTTTGGTGCTGTGCAGCAGAGAGGGACAGTTATGGTTCTTACTTCTATTCAGGCAGCAATCTGCACTGCTTGGCTTGTCTCTGCTTCACCAGCTCCTCATAAAAATACTCAATACCACAATGACAAGATAGTTTATGAGTGTGTAGTCGGATCCACAGTTGGTTTTGCAGTGTTACTGGGTTACATTGGCTTACTGGCTATCCTTAGCTTCCTGCTAGCATTCATGGCAAGGAATCTTCCAGATAGTTTCAATGAGGCCAAGCTCATCACTTTCAGCATGCTGATCTTCTGTGCAGTGTGGGTGGCCTTTGTCCCCGCTTATATTAGCTCACCAGGCAAATATGCAGATGCAGTGGAGGTATTCGCCATCCTGGCCTCCAGTTTTGGTCTCTTGGTTGCACTGTTTGGACCCAAATGTTACATAATCCTGCTGAGACCAGAGAGGAACACAAAGAAAGCAATCATGGGTCGGGGCATTGAGTCATAA
- the LOC119491818 gene encoding extracellular calcium-sensing receptor-like, whose translation MAFAIDEINRNSNLLPNVTLGYSLYDNCGALFVGFSGALSLASGLEEQFILDKTCVGTPPVLGILGDSTSTRSIAISTVLGLYRLPMVSYFATCSCLSDRQKFPSFFRTIPSDAFQVRAMIQILRRFGWTWAGLLVSNDDYGLHAARSFQSDLGQSGGGCLAYLEVLPWGKDPAELRRIVDLMKKSTARVVIVFAQPRHMINLMEEVVRQNVTGLQWMASESWTTGTVLQTPHLMPYLSGTLGIAIRRGEIPGLRDFLLRIRPDIQHNNRYGNNMVNQFWEYTFQCRFAPPPAGWVEAGGELCTGQEDLESVETELLDISNLRPEYNVYKAVYALAYALDDMLHCVPGRGPFSGHSCGSLQRLELWQLVYYLEKVNFTTPFGDQLSFDENGDALPIYDIMNWFGLPDGGTKVENVGEVKESAKGEELTLDEDKIFWNFDSKQPPRSVCSESCPPGTRIARKKGQPECCFDCIPCSEGNISNETDSMDCTGCPEDFWSSPQRDHCVPKKTEFLSYQEPLGICLTAITFLGTFISAVVLCIFIYHRSTPIVRANNSELSFQLLISLKLCFLCSLLFIGRPRMWTCQMRHAAFGISFVLCVSCILVKTMVVLAVFKASKPGGGASLKWFGAVQQRGTVMVLTSIQAAICTAWLVSASPAPHKNTQYHNDNIVYECVVGSTVGFAVLLGYIGLLAILSFLLAFMARNLPDNFNEAKFITFSMLIFCAVWVAFVPAYISSPGKYADAVEVFAILASSFGLLVALFGPKCYIILLRPERNTKKAIMGRGIES comes from the exons ATGGCCTTTGCTATTGATGAGATCAACAGAAACTCCAACCTGCTACCTAATGTGACTCTGGGATACAGTCTTTATGATAACTGCGGTGCGCTTTTTGTTGGATTCAGTGGTGCATTATCACTGGCAAGTGGTCTAGAGGAGCAGTTTATATTGGACAAGACCTGTGTAGGAACCCCTCCAGTCCTAGGGATTTTGGGTGATTCTACCTCTACACGTTCTATTGCCATCTCCACTGTCTTAGGTTTGTACAGATTACCAATG GTGAGTTATTTTGCCACATGTTCGTGCCTGAGTGACCGGCAAAAGTTTCCATCCTTCTTTAGGACGATCCCAAGTGATGCTTTCCAG GTACGTGCTATGATTCAGATACTCAGGCGCTTTGGCTGGACTTGGGCAGGTCTGCTGGTTAGTAATGATGATTATGGACTCCACGCTGCCCGATCCTTTCAATCTGATCTGGGTCAGTCTGGAGGAGGGTGTCTGGCCTACTTAGAAGTTTTGCCTTGGGGCAAGGACCCAGCTGAACTAAGGAGAATTGTGGATTTGATGAAGAAATCTACAGCTCGTGTGGTCATTGTCTTTGCACAACCGAGGCACATGATTAACCTCATGGAAGAG GTGGTGAGGCAGAATGTGACAGGCCTGCAGTGGATGGCCAGTGAATCCTGGACGACAGGTACTGTGCTCCAAACCCCCCACCTCATGCCGTACCTGAGTGGCACACTGGGCATTGCCATACGTCGAGGAGAAATACCAGGACTCAGGGACTTCCTGTTAAGAATACGTCCTGACATACAACACAACAACCGCTATGGAAATAACATG gTAAATCAGTTTTGGGAATACACATTTCAGTGTAGATTtgcaccaccaccagcaggttgGGTGGAGGCTGGGGGAGAACTATGCACTGGACAGGAAGATCTAGAGAGTGTGGAGACTGAGTTGTTGGACATTTCAAACCTCAGGCCAGAGTATAACGTGTACAAGGCTGTGTATGCTCTGGCGTATGCTCTTGATGACATGCTGCACTGTGTGCCGGGGAGAGGGCCTTTCAGCGGACACAGCTGTGGCAGTTTGCAAAGACTGGAGCTATGGCAG CTTGTGTACTACTTGGAAAAGGTCAACTTCACCACACCATTTGGTGATCAATTGTCATTTGATGAGAATGGTGATGCCTTACCAATATATGATATCATGAACTGGTTTGGGCTCCCCGATGGAGGAACAAAAGTTGAGAATGTGGGCGAGGTCAAAGAGTCAGCCAAAGGTGAAGAACTCACACTTGATGAAGACAAAATCTTCTGGAACTTTGACTCAAAACAG CCACCCCGGTCAGTGTGCAGTGAGAGCTGTCCTCCAGGTACCCGCATAGCCAGAAAGAAGGGGCAACCTGAGTGCTGTTTTGACTGCATCCCTTGTTCTGAGGGAAATATCAGCAATGAGACTG ACTCCATGGATTGCACCGGTTGTCCGGAGGACTTCTGGTCCAGCCCCCAGCGTGACCACTGTGTTCCTAAGAAAACAGAGTTCCTCTCCTATCAAGAGCCTCTAGGTATCTGCCTGACAGCCATCACATTCTTGGGCACATTCATCTCTGCTGTTGTCCTGTGCATCTTCATCTATCATCGCAGCACCCCTATAGTACGCGCCAACAATTCAGAACTGAGTTTCCAGCTATtgatatcacttaaattatgttTCCTCTGCTCACTGTTGTTCATTGGCCGTCCCAGGATGTGGACATGCCAAATGAGACATGCAGCATTTGGGATCAGCTTTGTACTTTGTGTCTCATGCATCCTGGTGAAAACCATGGTGGTTCTGGCTGTGTTCAAGGCCTCCAAACCAGGAGGAGGAGCCAGTCTCAAGTGGTTTGGTGCTGTGCAGCAGAGAGGGACCGTTATGGTTCTTACTTCTATTCAGGCAGCAATCTGCACTGCTTGGCTTGTCTCTGCTTCACCAGCTCCTCATAAAAATACTCAATACCACAACGACAACATAGTTTATGAGTGTGTAGTCGGATCCACAGTTGGTTTTGCAGTGTTACTAGGTTACATTGGCTTACTGGCTATCCTCAGCTTCCTGTTAGCTTTCATGGCGAGGAATCTTCCAGACAACTTCAATGAAGCCAAGTTCATCACTTTCAGCATGCTGATCTTCTGTGCTGTGTGGGTGGCCTTTGTCCCCGCTTATATTAGCTCACCAGGCAAATATGCAGATGCAGTGGAGGTATTTGCCATCCTGGCCTCCAGTTTTGGCCTCTTGGTGGCACTGTTTGGACCCAAATGTTACATAATCCTGCTGAGACCAGAGAGGAACACAAAGAAAGCAATCATGGGTCGGGGCATTGAGTCATAA